The DNA region TTGAATTCCAAGAAAATATCATTGAGTTCatcttaaaacatttgtatttataattcacataTTCGGTGGAATAGTAAAAGATCTGGTATTTTGCCTCCTGTGTCTACTAATCCGTAGTGTATCATCGTGGTGGAATTGGCACTAAATCTTCTGTTCAGGAGAAGTATTAAGTCCAACAGAGAGACAATGATAGGGCGTCACTTTTGCACCTCTTGAGTTGCTTAGTAACCTTATTACATTTATGCGACAATGAAGTGACCAGAAAAAGATATGATGAAATATGAAAATGCCATAATTGGGATAAATCGTCCACAGTCCGCACCTgaggtaatattaaaatatatttttatgcttatCTCTCAGTGCGATATAGTTTCAAATAGCGTTGTATAGCTACATAAAGTTCATTCTAAGGGCAGCAGGAGTAACGACAACTACGATGTATGATGATATCCTGATTCTATTCAACTACATTATAGATTCTTTCATATATGACTTTTCTGATAATTTAGCTCTTGTATAATTTGcgtctatttttacatttttcattgtTACTCCGTTCCTATTGGTCTTAACGTGATTATATATAACCAATGGCCTTCCTTGATAAATGGGCTACCtaatactgatttttttttaaattcgtactAGTTGTATCCAAGATTAGCGCGATCAAACAAACTAACACTTCAGCTTTATAAAATACGTTATCATGAGCTAATAGCTTTGCTATATTTCGCACTAAAACAGTTCTTGACAAATATATCAATTCATCAAaatcgatataattaatatattaaggtcAAACTTGTCTCTATTCATTGAAATCGACTACATTTCATTTCACTGTCCCATTTatggaatatacatatatattgctaCTTGGCGACAGAATATcttgggtttgcacaaagctcgGCCGCCAAGTAGTTTCTGTATTTTGTTGTAAAGTTGATCGGGCTTCTACCTATAGCAATGCGTGCTCTAAAGGATCAGCCTTAAAgcgtttatcattaaataacgcttatcatattatttgaattttcccACAGTAAGCGCTATGCAAGGGACACCTATGGGGTAGCGAGACATAATCGTTAATCACAAAGACGTacgtaagttttataaaataaagatgagATTAAAGAAACTTCATCTATAGAATTCTTAAATCTTAAAGCACGCCTGTCGCCtatccattttaaattaattattaaatttaacttgtaTTGTTCCACTTAGTTATTTCACATACACTGTTAGATGAAGAATGCAACGTACTATTGATCAAGGAAACTCAATTATTTAGAACGATgcataacttaaaataataaatttaaacaattaaagcgCTATTTAAAGAcctactaacgccatctattggcagcaaaacaaactaattattttttattaaattttgtatgctCGGGTATCAATCACTCAAGAATGCGCGCcgttaataattactttaacgtGAATGAATGCGCCTACGTGAGTGAGTAGACCTATAAATTCTTACCATCAATATTCTTCCAGACCCTGTAATCATCGAGGTTGTTAATGCCAAGCCACACGACCACCTGGTACTCGCTGTCGACGATACTGGGGTAGTGCATTCCTCGGACCAGCTTTTGCATAAATGAGAACTCCTCCTGTGAACGAGTGTCGAGTAATTATTCTACATCATTCATAGTATATATgaatacttatatgtatgtattttatatgtaaaacggAAAATCCCTTGAAAGTTATGTCTAGTATAAAACGGACAAACatgacataattaaaaaaaaaaaacaattttttatatcaacacACACAATCATGACTTTAATCGCAGGTTCGATCTTGACCCCTTGGTCTTGTCGCCCAAACTCCTAGCACTAATGTTCAGCTTAAttagaggggtaaataggaattcCTCAAATCACATTGCtactatacattttaaaaaataaatagcgtTATACACATAACATAAGTAAGCTAATTAAAAACTCAGAATTAACTTAAACAACGAGGGTCGTTTAGTACGTGAGATTAAATGATGATTATAGAGAAAAGTTACAACGTGCGTAAGGCAACTTACTAAAGTTTTGGGAACTGCTAATTTAGCACCATCATCTTCACACTTGTCCCTGGCTACCGGCCACGTCTGAGATTGATAGAATATTCGATACCCGATATCCGTCGTTTTGTCTACGACGTAACctgaaaattacaatttttttacataatcatCATccttacatagtataaaacaaagtcgcttaccgctgtctgtccttatgtctgatctttaaaattacacaacggatatACGATACACGAATATATCATACAGCGCTattgtccatgggcgatggtgactactcaccatcaggtgacccatttccTCGTCCGCcgaccaatatcataaaaaacaaaacaaaaatccaattactattgttgtgttccggcttgaagggcgagtgagtcagtgaaacaggcacaagggacataacattttagttatataatatttcatacagtgccAAATGTCTATGACGATGTTCCATTTGCTAGTCTGCCTatccatttaaaataacatatatatatataaaagcgtagAAAATGTCGccagtatattgtatatatttaaacacagtATAAAATGTTGTTACGCGGAGCTACAAATAGTGTAAGCTGAGAGTAAAACCAAACGACTTGCATCGTAGTATTTTAAATGAGTAGTTTTGTTCATTTTAAGTTCTGAACTTGATACTTCTATCTTTAGTACTGTCTGTAAAATAGTTCacgtaaattttatgttttaaattttagcaAGGAAACtctgtaaaagtatattttttagtgGCTGATATTAAAATCTACGCAAAGAGTAACGGATTaaagagttttatatttatctttttatgttcgaaattcaaatgatGATGAGAGGAAAGGCgacatattatgatattatcttACACTGGAGAAGTATCGAATGCGCTCTGTTCTCTTTAAGATAAGAACAGATGTAGACTCtgcagtatttataaaaaaaaacaatgatatgaTGTACCTACAAGCAATAATACACTACCGTATGCCGTACACGGCAGTACCCAAAAGTATGTACTTTttctatcttatttattatttatttttaaaacttaccaCTCTATAacacttcattattatttatatactatgtaaatTTGAACTAGAGTAACTAATTAAACAtgcattaattatatcaattatcagTTTAAGAAGATTTCTTTACAAACTCGTATAAATCCAGCATGAACCATAGTTAAGTTGActgcattattaaaatttgaaaattaaacataatcatagCTGCGTATGTTTGACGTCATAACAATGACGTAATCCCTTATGAAAAATGAcagagttatataatatttttacgaattaAAGTGTGCTAACTGTACAGTACTTACCGTCAGGCGCGTCGCATCGGATGCAGGGCAGCGCTATAAAGAATGTGACAATCGTAACTCGCCCTCTGCAATCAGACGACGCTCGTTATATcggccattttgttttattttcgctGTTACGAATGTTACGACGTTGTACTTTTGGCGGGAGTTAGTGAGAAAGCAGACGTTCGCGTTTATAGTGTGTGGGTGTGTATGTGTTATAATGAGTGTGTGTGTGATCAAAGCTGCTTTAGCTTGTAGAATTTATAGTttgataatataactatatctaTTACAGTTGGTCTTATTTTCGACAATAATTTGGATTTcgaaaaaatacttacaaatgtTCTATTTGTAAGATCGCTAGTTTGCAGCGTGTGCTTGGCGTTTTTGTGTTATTCACACAAATTGCAAGTGTACGAGTGCGCCTGTGCTTGATCGTgggtttgtgtgtgtgtgagaaTGAAAGTGACAAGTGATCGTGTGCAAGTTGTGCGTTTATGAGCGTTTATAAGTTAATGTGTAAGCGTGATCGTTTCTGTCGTTCGCAATTTTTTAGTTTCATTACTTGCCTCATGATTGGTCTTCTGGCGGAAATATTATGTGTTTACCtataaaaaacaacaagtaGATATATTGTAGAACGTTTAaggtaaattataacaatatatatttactctaatttaatatacaaaatatataaacataagtgTAATTAAGAGGTAACTTCCAGTCgtattttgctatatttttttttaatctcttaactattattattgatttaaaattcaacgTGTATACAATAACACGTAGTCTGAGAGGTAGTGCAAAgattttcagtaaaaaaaaaatattaaaatatactttattcaagttgacttttacaagcagttttgaatTAAACACACTATATTAAGTGCCGAACCGGCatgtagattctgccgagaaggaacactttttcaacatttaaaataaaaagttatgtacTAAGTTAAGTATATAACTGTaagttattagttaaatacaattatatatgtatataatatatcctgcctggaaaccAACaggtatattaatattgtataatagggtactacatataaattgatttagcaataaggaatttatttttatttttatgtgttgtTCGTAATAcacaacacaaattaaaaaaacaaaaagctgTAACAAGACAACATCGGCTGACCGGCCttcgcaaataaaatattaatggggTTATATTGTGTCAATAGCGCTCAATTaaacctaatttaatttaataatgattgagGATCGGTCAGTGATGCTGCAATGTAGCGAAGCTCGGCAGATTTAGGGATTACAGTCGGCTAGCTGAATCGCTCAGCGACGAACCACAaccaaatcaaataattaataacggtTGTAATTAATTAGTCAGTTAAGTCGAGATTTACTTTGATACTTAATAAAGGGTTAAAGTAATTTTCCGTAATATGGTCATTTATTAtcatcgaaaaataaataattcttaaacagTAACTCAAAATcaagctatttttaataataatataaataatatagcttaaatattaaaaaatgtaacttaaaCTAAATGAAAAGGTAAAAAAGACTATTCCGAAATATCTCTTTAATAAATCCATaaagttaattgtaaattttttaaactacttattaatttacccgtaattaattttttttcttaataaacaaagcattcgttgattttcattaaggggatataactaattaaatataaattttatgtacattatgtatacatacacaGTTGAATATATACGTCACGTGAAAGAGGAGTAACTGGTGTTTCTAGCTGTAATTTCtcgttaaatatacattttgaacCGGTGgttgaattacattttataattccgACTGTTACTTTCAAAATAAGTTCAAGAAAAATATCGCTTGTTTAGTTAAATCTGGTGTATGCTCTTATGCTGATGTAAGTTAATAAGTAAGAATGTaagttgataaatatttttggtcaGACGACTGACACAGGTGGTCACGGTTATATCGGAGAGTAAGATCGGATGCGAAGCGACGCAGATGTGTCACGAATTACCGCCTAGCATACACAGGAAGCATGATCCATAGGGAACATGAAGATTTCAGATGCAGACTAGAGGTAGGTTCGAGCAATCGTATCAGCGATGATGCGCAGGAAATAGGCGGCAATTTCGTAAGCAAAGCGATTTAAACGTGTAGAATGTAGTCACCGGCCATAATGCTACTACACACGGAATGGTTATCACGATTGTGACATCAGGACATAACTGGTATCgataatgtattgtatgttaATACAAACAACAGGAGCTGCCTTCGCTAATacattgttatttgtttatgaGTACTTTctatacatatgtttttatataacgcTTTGAACTATATACTGTTAttgaaagcaaaatatttttactccaGCATTACCACCTGTTCGAaatttagaacgcgtgcatcttaaccgatgatttcgggttgaaacccaggcaggcaccactgaattttcatgtgcttaatttgtttttataattcatctcgtgctcggtggtgaaggaaaacatcgttaggaaacttgcatgtgtctaatttcaacgaaattatgccacatgtgtattccgccaacccgcattgagaggagaggaggcctttagtccagcagtgggaaaatttacaggctactaatgctaaaaaaaaatgctaatatagtatatacatatcatTACTTTTCAGATGATTTTTAACAgacattaaattcatataattttctcaaaatatataacatgacACTCTATAAAAGGTTTAATCAATGCTTAGCGGTAGTTTAAGTAACGATTgcagaaaattatttaaaaaaaaaatcgtttttttatttttttattctggcttttatttgtgccgcagattatttcgccaatgtcacgtgcgaaaaaaaaaacatatggcAGTACATTGTAAAGGGCTGTAAATATAACTGTCACTCAACAACAACATCAAAGCTTATTAGTAGTATTAGTAGTGTATTGAAAGCCTCCGTCTTTTGTCAGGCGGTAGGGGGCAACTGGTGACATTTATTCTGTTTTACCAACaaaatcggaattgcgattcaatggtgaaatgctgctagcattcctATTTCTTGGCACCATTGAACACGGCCATGTTTTGTGCAgtaagtgtaaatatttttcatgtaaataaagAGTATAGTGTTGTTCtaacttctgagtttcttgccggttctacaTTCCGAACGGCTGATAGTTTTACGTTAAATACGTTtgtataaaatgacgattcaaaagtgcttgtgaaagtctatttgaataaagtgagtaaatattttgattttatttattataagtataacaaATGAACTCACCGAAACACGCTGCGTCCGGGACAAATAGAATAACCAATTTTATCACTGTTTGTAcactatatgtttaaatataccctcatttaattaacattaaaataaaacctatatattttatattataatagcttAAATAGTTGTCCCTTAACAAGAATTATACTTATATGATGTGTGTACAGGGCGACGTCGCTTTCGTCACTGCGCATGCGCGATAACGGCACTTCAGTAACGAACGGtactgataaatttaaaaacataacaaatgtttttatactatacgttgataaatatttttgacacagTTTATCGAAACGATCACAGACATCGTACTTGTTAAGTCAAATTGAGTTCTTATATCATAATTAGTTCTACTAGTTTTTTTGGTTCATGattctattattttgattgCGTTTAGTCTTGACGTACGTACAATGTACATGTTCCATTTCCAGTTGGTATTAGAatcgaaattacaaataaaatattcaatttttgtttcatGAAATAAGTTATGTtaaatgaatgatgaatgaaatggttaaaatatcaaacggtgctaatgtctatgagcagtgcagcccatttaccattaggtagcccatttgacctgatggtaagtggtcaccatcacccacacaaaacaaaaacacattgTCACTGTTTTTCATGTCATATCATCATGGTATGCGTACTGgcaatgggcaacctgatggtaagtggtcaccacttcccATAGTAACTTGTActggaactaagatgctatggtCCATGTGGCTGAGTGTCCCACAACCATACTATACTACTGCAGTTTGGCGGCAGAACGTATGACAATAGGGAGGTAGTTATCGAGACGGATGACCTgggatttaaattgatttttaaataatattataggatTTCTTTTTGTTATCTTCACGACTTTTTATTGAGATAAATTTGTTCACGTCACTGCAGCTgttgtacaataaatacatacaaatatataacaaccCAAGGCTTTTGACCAGCTGTGACACTTACGCacacaattgtatttataaagataatctTTTCTTATCTTTGCATTTAAATATGGTAATTTATAAAGGCTTCAAccggtaaatattaataaaatgcaggTTTTGCATTTTTATCAGTTCTTTTAACAACCCTTTTCATGTTAACTGTAGTTTCCATCCGCGGCTTTTTCGACATGTCAGGTAGGGTAAGGAGTCAAATTAGGTAGTACCGTATGATaatgtgtatgcaaaatttacGTTACGTATTGGTAACAAACAATAAACACACAAGCAAACtcctttcacatttatatataacattttaattttatttcaagtgaAATACGGAAGATGAATCTGTGATTTAATTCCGCTAATGTCGGAACACAGTGAAGGGTAGTCTTGATTCGGGGTATCTCCACCTCGGCAACCGTTACATAAATACAGACACTCATGTAGAGTGCCGTTAAAAAACCAATTGTTCTCCTTCTTTTCAGATAAAGAAATTCAATTTGTCGTTATCTCACATAACAAATGTTAGTGAGAACGTTATAAAAAGAATTCTTGAAAACGTCGCGGAGTCGAGTCGTTTCTCGCAGGTATCTTAATGTGGAGCGTTGAGTACATTATTGTAGCGAGTGCATTAGTGTATgggaataaaacattttatatgtcCGTCGCGTCTTAATGTTTACACGTTAAGGAACATACTCAGAAGGTAAGTGAAACTTGTCGGTCTCGTCTCAAACTTTAGTCTGTCTaaagttatgtttatataaaagatacataTGTAATGTGGAATGTTAAGTGCGTGAATCTTAAATTGAGATTATGGATTTAACATTGGAGCAAgatcactacatattataaaataaactccgTTATATCCGTATATCCGTCTGTTTGTCTATATGAACGTTATAAACTACCAAACGAA from Vanessa atalanta chromosome 14, ilVanAtal1.2, whole genome shotgun sequence includes:
- the LOC125068667 gene encoding CD209 antigen-like; the protein is MRGRVTIVTFFIALPCIRCDAPDGYVVDKTTDIGYRIFYQSQTWPVARDKCEDDGAKLAVPKTLEEFSFMQKLVRGMHYPSIVDSEYQVVVWLGINNLDDYRVWKNIDGENINETGFHEWATGNGNGYSDAPEEPHCAGLDAVHWLRDFWCHRRQPYLCQINLKNKI